Proteins encoded in a region of the Solanum dulcamara chromosome 9, daSolDulc1.2, whole genome shotgun sequence genome:
- the LOC129902364 gene encoding transmembrane 9 superfamily member 1-like, translating to MLSTARSLYIFLIFSLFLAYPSLAKYQADGPVTLWVNKVGPYNNPQETYNYYSLPFCHPGDGGHKWGGLGEVLGGNELIDSRIDIKFKRDMEKSTICELKLDAAKVAQFKDAIESSYWFEFFMDDLPLWGFVGEVLPDRNRDTKHVLYTHKNFFIQYNRDQIIHVNLTQENPMPLEDGRLLSMTYSVKWIPTNITYERRFDVYLDYPFFEHQIHWFSVFNSFMMVIFLTGLVSMILMRTLRNDYAKYAREDDDLESLERDVNEESGWKLVHGDVFRPPQNLALLSAVVGTGAQLTTLVLLVIILAIIGMLYIGRGAITTTFIVCYALTSFIAGYVSGGLYSRNGGKKWIKSMILTASLFPFMCFGIGFILNTIAIFYGSLAAIPFGTMVVVFVIWAFISFPLALLGTVVGRNWSGTPNNPCRVKTIPRPIPEKKWYLTPSVISLMGGLLPFGSIFIEMYFVFTSFWNYKVYYVYGFMFLVFIILIIVTVCVTIVGTYFLLNAENYHWRWTSFFSAASTALYVYLYAIYYYHVKTKMSGFFQTSFYFGYTMMFCLGLGILCGAVGYLGSNLFVRRIYRNIKCD from the exons ATGCTCTCCACTGCCCGATCCCTCTACATTTTCCTCATCTTCTCTCTATTCCTTGCATACCCATCTCTTGCCAAG TATCAAGCGGATGGACCAGTCACTCTTTGGGTAAATAAGGTTGGACCCTATAATAATCCGCAAGAAACCTACAACTATTACAGTCTTCCATTTTGTCATCCTGGTGATGGTGGCCACAAGTGGGGTGGACTTGGCGAGGTTCTTGGTGGGAATGAGCTTATTGATAGCCGAATTGACATAAAGTTCAAAA GAGATATGGAGAAAAGCACAATCTGCGAACTTAAATTGGATGCAGCAAAAGTGGCACAATTTAAGGATGCAATCGAAAGTTCATAttggtttgaattttttatGG ACGATCTGCCATTATGGG GTTTCGTGGGCGAAGTGCTTCCTGATAGAAACCGAGATACCAAGCATGTGCTCTACACAcacaagaatttttttattcaatacAATAGAGACCAG ATCATTCATGTCAACCTAACTCAAGAGAACCCAATGCCACTGGAGGATGGAAGACTCTTAAGCATGACATACTCTGTAAAATGGATTCCGACTAATATTACTTATGAACGCCGGTTTGATGTATACTTGGATTACCCCTTTTTCGAACACCAG ATCCACTGGTTCTCTGTGTTCAATTCATTCATGATGGTTATTTTCCTCACTGGCTTAGTGTCTATGATTTTGATGCGCACTCTTCGTAATGATTATGCTAAATATGCCCGTGAAGATGATGATCTGGAGAGTctg GAGAGGGATGTGAATGAAGAGTCTGGTTGGAAACTTGTCCATGGTGACGTTTTCCGACCTCCACAAAATTTGGCTCTGCTTTCAGCTGTTGTTGGCACTGGTGCTCAGCTTACAACACTTGTTCTCCTTGTGATCATACTTGCTATTATTGGAATGTTATACATTGG GAGAGGAGCTATTACTACAACCTTTATTGTATGTTATGCTCTTACATCGTTCATTGCCGGATATGTGAGTGGTGGCCTGTACTCTCGTAATGGTG GTAAAAAGTGGATAAAGTCAATGATCTTAACGGCATCACTTTTCCCCTTTATGTGCTTTGGCATTGGGTTCATTCTAAACACGATTGCTATATTTTATGGATCTTTAGCTGCTATTCCCTTTGGCACAATGGTGGTGGTTTTTGTTATTTGGGCTTTCATTTCATTCCCTCTGGCACTTCTTGGTACTGTTGTAGGAAGAAACTGGAGTGGTACGCCAAACAATCCTTGTCGTGTTAAGACCATACCCCGCCCTATCCCTGAGAAAAAATGGTACCTAACTCCATCTGTAATTTCTTTAATGGGAGGTCTTCTTCCCTTTGGGAGCATtttcattgagatgtattttgtCTTCACTTCCTTCTGGAACtacaag GTCTACTATGTCTATGGTTTTATGTTTCTTGTATTTATTATTCTCATCATTGTCACCGTTTGTGTGACAATCGTGGGCACATATTTCTTGCTGAATGCTGAGAACTACCATTGGCGGTGGACTTCATTCTTTTCTGCTGCCTCAACAGCTCTTTATGTTTATCTATATGCCATATATTACTATCACGTAAAGACTAAGATGTCTGGTTTCTTCCAGACCAGCTTTTACTTTGGCTACACTATGATGTTCTGCCTTGGCCTCGGCATCCTCTGTG GTGCTGTAGGATATCTCGGCTCTAATTTGTTTGTTAGGAGGATTTACAGAAATATCAAGTGTGATTAA